A window of the Brassica napus cultivar Da-Ae chromosome A2, Da-Ae, whole genome shotgun sequence genome harbors these coding sequences:
- the LOC125585398 gene encoding putative FBD-associated F-box protein At5g56560 isoform X1: MPMENYRRDIISQLPDDLLLRILSSLSLKEVMATSFLSQRWRSLWKLGSKLKIGNKDFSELLVKWVSRSLAISNPQILKSLDIKLIPGELDRNINSLYRFSSLVKTAVSCGLRELKIEFLYTSLELPSIFYACGTLETLILCRLHFADVPPNGSLSSLKTLCLLSVKFSRDESVQKLLSICPVLEELVVRRSGYSNVEIFTINVPSLTSLSIDYIRVGSHQPAGVHGFVINAPSLRYLNIRDRHSNYLLFTNMPELVKANVEAVCDQSESLIGSLASVRHLSLCSKSSNIPYHAGTSFAFLEHLELCTCSSECWNLLSRIITDPLTLRVLKLKSVCSIQFP; the protein is encoded by the exons ATGC CAATGGAAAATTACAGGAGGGACATTATCAGCCAGCTGCCAGATGATCTGCTCTTAAGGATACTGTCGTCACTTTCTCTTAAGGAAGTGATGGCAACGAGTTTCTTGTCCCAACGGTGGCGGTCTTTATGGAAGTTGGGGTCTAAACTCAAGATTGGTAATAAAGACTTCAGCGAGTTGCTTGTCAAATGGGTTTCCAGATCTTTGGCTATTAGTAACCCTCAGATTCTAAAGAGCTTGGATATAAAGCTTATCCCAGGTGAACTTGATAGAAATATAAACTCTTTGTATAGGTTCTCCTCTTTGGTTAAAACCGCAGTTTCTTGCGGTTTGAGAGAGTTGAAAATCGAGTTTCTTTACACATCACTAGAACTGCCGAGTATCTTCTATGCATGTGGGACCCTCGAAACCTTGATACTCTGCAGGCTACATTTCGCGGATGTTCCGCCTAATGGTTCCTTGTCGTCTCTCAAAACTCTTTGCCTTTTATCCGTCAAGTTCTCACGCGACGAATCTGTTCAGAAGCTTCTAAGCATTTGTCCAGTTCTTGAAGAGTTGGTTGTAAGACGATCCGGATATTCCAATGTGGAGATCTTCACTATCAACGTGCCTAGTTTGACGAGTTTATCGATTGATTATATACGTGTGGGATCTCATCAACCCGCGGGTGTTCATGGATTTGTCATAAATGCTCCTTCCTTAAGGTACCTGAACATTAGAGACCGTCACAGTAACTATTTGCTGTTCACAAATATGCCGGAGCTGGTCAAGGCGAATGTTGAGGCTGTTTGTGATCAATCCGAGAGTCTAATAGGATCTCTTGCCTCAGTCCGTCATCTCTCTTTGTGTTCAAAATCTTCAAAC ATTCCATACCATGCAGGCACTTCCTTTGCCTTTCTTGAACATCTAGAGCTGTGTACTTGTTCTTCGGAGTGTTGGAATCTACTTTCCCGCATAATCACAGACCCCCTAACACTTCGAGTTCTCAAGCTTAAGTCGGTATGTAGTATTCAGTTTCCttaa
- the LOC125585398 gene encoding putative FBD-associated F-box protein At5g56560 isoform X2, producing the protein MPMENYRRDIISQLPDDLLLRILSSLSLKEVMATSFLSQRWRSLWKLGSKLKIGNKDFSELLVKWVSRSLAISNPQILKSLDIKLIPGELDRNINSLYRFSSLVKTAVSCGLRELKIEFLYTSLELPSIFYACGTLETLILCRLHFADVPPNGSLSSLKTLCLLSVKFSRDESVQKLLSICPVLEELVVRRSGYSNVEIFTINVPSLTSLSIDYIRVGSHQPAGVHGFVINAPSLRYLNIRDRHSNYLLFTNMPELVKANVEAVCDQSESLIGSLASVRHLSLCSKSSNIPYHAGTSFAFLEHLELCTCSSECWNLLSRIITDPLTLRVLKLKSIHRAH; encoded by the exons ATGC CAATGGAAAATTACAGGAGGGACATTATCAGCCAGCTGCCAGATGATCTGCTCTTAAGGATACTGTCGTCACTTTCTCTTAAGGAAGTGATGGCAACGAGTTTCTTGTCCCAACGGTGGCGGTCTTTATGGAAGTTGGGGTCTAAACTCAAGATTGGTAATAAAGACTTCAGCGAGTTGCTTGTCAAATGGGTTTCCAGATCTTTGGCTATTAGTAACCCTCAGATTCTAAAGAGCTTGGATATAAAGCTTATCCCAGGTGAACTTGATAGAAATATAAACTCTTTGTATAGGTTCTCCTCTTTGGTTAAAACCGCAGTTTCTTGCGGTTTGAGAGAGTTGAAAATCGAGTTTCTTTACACATCACTAGAACTGCCGAGTATCTTCTATGCATGTGGGACCCTCGAAACCTTGATACTCTGCAGGCTACATTTCGCGGATGTTCCGCCTAATGGTTCCTTGTCGTCTCTCAAAACTCTTTGCCTTTTATCCGTCAAGTTCTCACGCGACGAATCTGTTCAGAAGCTTCTAAGCATTTGTCCAGTTCTTGAAGAGTTGGTTGTAAGACGATCCGGATATTCCAATGTGGAGATCTTCACTATCAACGTGCCTAGTTTGACGAGTTTATCGATTGATTATATACGTGTGGGATCTCATCAACCCGCGGGTGTTCATGGATTTGTCATAAATGCTCCTTCCTTAAGGTACCTGAACATTAGAGACCGTCACAGTAACTATTTGCTGTTCACAAATATGCCGGAGCTGGTCAAGGCGAATGTTGAGGCTGTTTGTGATCAATCCGAGAGTCTAATAGGATCTCTTGCCTCAGTCCGTCATCTCTCTTTGTGTTCAAAATCTTCAAAC ATTCCATACCATGCAGGCACTTCCTTTGCCTTTCTTGAACATCTAGAGCTGTGTACTTGTTCTTCGGAGTGTTGGAATCTACTTTCCCGCATAATCACAGACCCCCTAACACTTCGAGTTCTCAAGCTTAAGTCG ATACATCGCGCCCATTAA
- the LOC125585402 gene encoding putative FBD-associated F-box protein At5g56560 isoform X3, producing the protein MENYRRDIISQLPDDLLLRILSSLSLKEVMATSFLSQRWRSLWKLGSKLKIGDKDFDDFLLKWVSRSLAISNPQILKSLDLKLIPGNECDRNSNSFHRFSSLVETAVSCGLRELRIEFLYTSLELPSIFYACGTLETLILCRLHLVDVPPNGSLSSLKTLRLLSVKFSRDESVQKLLSICPVLEELVVRRSGYSNVEIFTINVPSLTSLSIDYIRVGSHQPTGVHGFVINAPSLRYLNIRDRHSNYLLFTNMPELVKANVEAVCDQSESLIGSLASVRYLSLCSKSSNIPYHAGTSFAFLEHLELCTCSSECCNLLSRIITDPLTLRVLKLKSIHRAH; encoded by the exons ATGGAAAATTACAGGAGGGACATTATCAGCCAGCTGCCAGATGATCTGCTCTTAAGGATACTGTCGTCACTTTCTCTTAAGGAAGTGATGGCAACGAGTTTCTTGTCCCAACGGTGGCGGTCTTTATGGAAGTTGGGGTCTAAACTCAAGATTGGTGATAAAGACTTCGACGACTTTCTTCTCAAATGGGTTTCCAGATCTTTGGCTATTAGTAACCCTCAGATTCTAAAGAGCTTGGATTTGAAGCTTATCCCAGGTAATGAATGTGACAGAAATAGTAACTCTTTTCATAGGTTCTCCTCTTTGGTTGAAACCGCAGTTTCTTGCGGTTTGAGAGAGTTGAGAATCGAGTTTCTTTACACATCCCTAGAACTGCCGAGTATCTTCTATGCATGTGGGACCCTCGAAACATTGATACTCTGCAGGCTACATCTCGTGGATGTTCCGCCTAATGGTTCCTTGTCGTCTCTCAAAACTCTTCGCCTTTTATCCGTCAAGTTCTCACGCGACGAATCTGTTCAGAAGCTTCTAAGCATTTGTCCAGTTCTTGAAGAGTTGGTTGTAAGACGATCCGGATATTCCAATGTGGAGATCTTCACTATCAACGTGCCTAGTTTGACGAGTTTATCGATTGATTATATACGTGTGGGATCTCATCAACCCACGGGTGTTCATGGATTTGTCATAAATGCTCCTTCCTTAAGGTACCTGAACATTAGAGACCGTCACAGTAACTATTTGCTGTTCACAAATATGCCGGAGCTGGTCAAGGCGAATGTTGAGGCTGTTTGTGATCAATCCGAGAGTCTAATAGGATCTCTTGCCTCAGTCCGTTATCTCTCTTTGTGTTCAAAATCTTCAAAC ATTCCATACCATGCAGGCACTTCCTTTGCCTTTCTTGAACATCTAGAGCTGTGTACTTGTTCTTCGGAGTGTTGCAATCTACTTTCCCGCATAATCACAGACCCCCTAACACTTCGAGTTCTCAAGCTTAAGTCG ATACATCGCGCCCATTAA
- the LOC125585399 gene encoding putative FBD-associated F-box protein At5g56560 isoform X2, which translates to MPMENYRRDIISQLPDDLLLRILSSLSLKEVMATSFLSQRWRSLWKLGSKLKIGNKDFSELLVKWVSRSLAISNPQILKSLDIKLIPGELDRNINSLYRFSSLVKTAVSCGLRELKIEFLYTSLELPSIFYACGTLETLILCRLHFADVPPNGSLSSLKTLCLLSVKFSRDESVQKLLSICPVLEELVVRRSGYSNVEIFTINVPSLMSLSIDYIRVGSHQPAGVHGFVINAPSLRYLNIRDRHSNYLLFTNMPELVKANVEAVCDQSESLIGSLASVRHLSLCSKSSNIPYHAGTSFAFLEHLELCTCSSECWNLLSRIITDPLTLRVLKLKSIHRAH; encoded by the exons ATGC CAATGGAAAATTACAGGAGGGACATTATCAGCCAGCTGCCAGATGATCTGCTCTTAAGGATACTGTCGTCACTTTCTCTTAAGGAAGTGATGGCAACGAGTTTCTTGTCCCAACGGTGGCGGTCTTTATGGAAGTTGGGGTCTAAACTCAAGATTGGTAATAAAGACTTCAGCGAGTTGCTTGTCAAATGGGTTTCCAGATCTTTGGCTATTAGTAACCCTCAGATTCTAAAGAGCTTGGATATAAAGCTTATCCCAGGTGAACTTGATAGAAATATAAACTCTTTGTATAGGTTCTCCTCTTTGGTTAAAACCGCAGTTTCTTGCGGTTTGAGAGAGTTGAAAATCGAGTTTCTTTACACATCACTAGAACTGCCGAGTATCTTCTATGCATGTGGGACCCTCGAAACCTTGATACTCTGCAGGCTACATTTCGCGGATGTTCCGCCTAATGGTTCCTTGTCGTCTCTCAAAACTCTTTGCCTTTTATCCGTCAAGTTCTCACGCGACGAATCTGTTCAGAAGCTTCTAAGCATTTGTCCAGTTCTTGAAGAGTTGGTTGTAAGACGATCCGGATATTCCAATGTGGAGATCTTCACTATCAACGTGCCTAGTTTGATGAGTTTATCGATTGATTATATACGTGTGGGATCTCATCAACCCGCGGGTGTTCATGGATTTGTCATAAATGCTCCTTCCTTAAGGTACCTGAACATTAGAGACCGTCACAGTAACTATTTGCTGTTCACAAATATGCCGGAGCTGGTCAAGGCGAATGTTGAGGCTGTTTGTGATCAATCCGAGAGTCTAATAGGATCTCTTGCCTCAGTCCGTCATCTCTCTTTGTGTTCAAAATCTTCAAAC ATTCCATACCATGCAGGCACTTCCTTTGCCTTTCTTGAACATCTAGAGCTGTGTACTTGTTCTTCGGAGTGTTGGAATCTACTTTCCCGCATAATCACAGACCCCCTAACACTTCGAGTTCTCAAGCTTAAGTCG ATACATCGCGCCCATTAA
- the LOC125585399 gene encoding putative FBD-associated F-box protein At5g56560 isoform X1: MPMENYRRDIISQLPDDLLLRILSSLSLKEVMATSFLSQRWRSLWKLGSKLKIGNKDFSELLVKWVSRSLAISNPQILKSLDIKLIPGELDRNINSLYRFSSLVKTAVSCGLRELKIEFLYTSLELPSIFYACGTLETLILCRLHFADVPPNGSLSSLKTLCLLSVKFSRDESVQKLLSICPVLEELVVRRSGYSNVEIFTINVPSLMSLSIDYIRVGSHQPAGVHGFVINAPSLRYLNIRDRHSNYLLFTNMPELVKANVEAVCDQSESLIGSLASVRHLSLCSKSSNIPYHAGTSFAFLEHLELCTCSSECWNLLSRIITDPLTLRVLKLKSVCSIQFP; the protein is encoded by the exons ATGC CAATGGAAAATTACAGGAGGGACATTATCAGCCAGCTGCCAGATGATCTGCTCTTAAGGATACTGTCGTCACTTTCTCTTAAGGAAGTGATGGCAACGAGTTTCTTGTCCCAACGGTGGCGGTCTTTATGGAAGTTGGGGTCTAAACTCAAGATTGGTAATAAAGACTTCAGCGAGTTGCTTGTCAAATGGGTTTCCAGATCTTTGGCTATTAGTAACCCTCAGATTCTAAAGAGCTTGGATATAAAGCTTATCCCAGGTGAACTTGATAGAAATATAAACTCTTTGTATAGGTTCTCCTCTTTGGTTAAAACCGCAGTTTCTTGCGGTTTGAGAGAGTTGAAAATCGAGTTTCTTTACACATCACTAGAACTGCCGAGTATCTTCTATGCATGTGGGACCCTCGAAACCTTGATACTCTGCAGGCTACATTTCGCGGATGTTCCGCCTAATGGTTCCTTGTCGTCTCTCAAAACTCTTTGCCTTTTATCCGTCAAGTTCTCACGCGACGAATCTGTTCAGAAGCTTCTAAGCATTTGTCCAGTTCTTGAAGAGTTGGTTGTAAGACGATCCGGATATTCCAATGTGGAGATCTTCACTATCAACGTGCCTAGTTTGATGAGTTTATCGATTGATTATATACGTGTGGGATCTCATCAACCCGCGGGTGTTCATGGATTTGTCATAAATGCTCCTTCCTTAAGGTACCTGAACATTAGAGACCGTCACAGTAACTATTTGCTGTTCACAAATATGCCGGAGCTGGTCAAGGCGAATGTTGAGGCTGTTTGTGATCAATCCGAGAGTCTAATAGGATCTCTTGCCTCAGTCCGTCATCTCTCTTTGTGTTCAAAATCTTCAAAC ATTCCATACCATGCAGGCACTTCCTTTGCCTTTCTTGAACATCTAGAGCTGTGTACTTGTTCTTCGGAGTGTTGGAATCTACTTTCCCGCATAATCACAGACCCCCTAACACTTCGAGTTCTCAAGCTTAAGTCGGTATGTAGTATTCAGTTTCCttaa
- the LOC125585402 gene encoding putative FBD-associated F-box protein At5g56560 isoform X2 gives MPMENYRRDIISQLPDDLLLRILSSLSLKEVMATSFLSQRWRSLWKLGSKLKIGDKDFDDFLLKWVSRSLAISNPQILKSLDLKLIPGNECDRNSNSFHRFSSLVETAVSCGLRELRIEFLYTSLELPSIFYACGTLETLILCRLHLVDVPPNGSLSSLKTLRLLSVKFSRDESVQKLLSICPVLEELVVRRSGYSNVEIFTINVPSLTSLSIDYIRVGSHQPTGVHGFVINAPSLRYLNIRDRHSNYLLFTNMPELVKANVEAVCDQSESLIGSLASVRYLSLCSKSSNIPYHAGTSFAFLEHLELCTCSSECCNLLSRIITDPLTLRVLKLKSIHRAH, from the exons ATGC CAATGGAAAATTACAGGAGGGACATTATCAGCCAGCTGCCAGATGATCTGCTCTTAAGGATACTGTCGTCACTTTCTCTTAAGGAAGTGATGGCAACGAGTTTCTTGTCCCAACGGTGGCGGTCTTTATGGAAGTTGGGGTCTAAACTCAAGATTGGTGATAAAGACTTCGACGACTTTCTTCTCAAATGGGTTTCCAGATCTTTGGCTATTAGTAACCCTCAGATTCTAAAGAGCTTGGATTTGAAGCTTATCCCAGGTAATGAATGTGACAGAAATAGTAACTCTTTTCATAGGTTCTCCTCTTTGGTTGAAACCGCAGTTTCTTGCGGTTTGAGAGAGTTGAGAATCGAGTTTCTTTACACATCCCTAGAACTGCCGAGTATCTTCTATGCATGTGGGACCCTCGAAACATTGATACTCTGCAGGCTACATCTCGTGGATGTTCCGCCTAATGGTTCCTTGTCGTCTCTCAAAACTCTTCGCCTTTTATCCGTCAAGTTCTCACGCGACGAATCTGTTCAGAAGCTTCTAAGCATTTGTCCAGTTCTTGAAGAGTTGGTTGTAAGACGATCCGGATATTCCAATGTGGAGATCTTCACTATCAACGTGCCTAGTTTGACGAGTTTATCGATTGATTATATACGTGTGGGATCTCATCAACCCACGGGTGTTCATGGATTTGTCATAAATGCTCCTTCCTTAAGGTACCTGAACATTAGAGACCGTCACAGTAACTATTTGCTGTTCACAAATATGCCGGAGCTGGTCAAGGCGAATGTTGAGGCTGTTTGTGATCAATCCGAGAGTCTAATAGGATCTCTTGCCTCAGTCCGTTATCTCTCTTTGTGTTCAAAATCTTCAAAC ATTCCATACCATGCAGGCACTTCCTTTGCCTTTCTTGAACATCTAGAGCTGTGTACTTGTTCTTCGGAGTGTTGCAATCTACTTTCCCGCATAATCACAGACCCCCTAACACTTCGAGTTCTCAAGCTTAAGTCG ATACATCGCGCCCATTAA
- the LOC125585402 gene encoding putative FBD-associated F-box protein At5g56560 isoform X1, with product MPMENYRRDIISQLPDDLLLRILSSLSLKEVMATSFLSQRWRSLWKLGSKLKIGDKDFDDFLLKWVSRSLAISNPQILKSLDLKLIPGNECDRNSNSFHRFSSLVETAVSCGLRELRIEFLYTSLELPSIFYACGTLETLILCRLHLVDVPPNGSLSSLKTLRLLSVKFSRDESVQKLLSICPVLEELVVRRSGYSNVEIFTINVPSLTSLSIDYIRVGSHQPTGVHGFVINAPSLRYLNIRDRHSNYLLFTNMPELVKANVEAVCDQSESLIGSLASVRYLSLCSKSSNIPYHAGTSFAFLEHLELCTCSSECCNLLSRIITDPLTLRVLKLKSVCSIQFP from the exons ATGC CAATGGAAAATTACAGGAGGGACATTATCAGCCAGCTGCCAGATGATCTGCTCTTAAGGATACTGTCGTCACTTTCTCTTAAGGAAGTGATGGCAACGAGTTTCTTGTCCCAACGGTGGCGGTCTTTATGGAAGTTGGGGTCTAAACTCAAGATTGGTGATAAAGACTTCGACGACTTTCTTCTCAAATGGGTTTCCAGATCTTTGGCTATTAGTAACCCTCAGATTCTAAAGAGCTTGGATTTGAAGCTTATCCCAGGTAATGAATGTGACAGAAATAGTAACTCTTTTCATAGGTTCTCCTCTTTGGTTGAAACCGCAGTTTCTTGCGGTTTGAGAGAGTTGAGAATCGAGTTTCTTTACACATCCCTAGAACTGCCGAGTATCTTCTATGCATGTGGGACCCTCGAAACATTGATACTCTGCAGGCTACATCTCGTGGATGTTCCGCCTAATGGTTCCTTGTCGTCTCTCAAAACTCTTCGCCTTTTATCCGTCAAGTTCTCACGCGACGAATCTGTTCAGAAGCTTCTAAGCATTTGTCCAGTTCTTGAAGAGTTGGTTGTAAGACGATCCGGATATTCCAATGTGGAGATCTTCACTATCAACGTGCCTAGTTTGACGAGTTTATCGATTGATTATATACGTGTGGGATCTCATCAACCCACGGGTGTTCATGGATTTGTCATAAATGCTCCTTCCTTAAGGTACCTGAACATTAGAGACCGTCACAGTAACTATTTGCTGTTCACAAATATGCCGGAGCTGGTCAAGGCGAATGTTGAGGCTGTTTGTGATCAATCCGAGAGTCTAATAGGATCTCTTGCCTCAGTCCGTTATCTCTCTTTGTGTTCAAAATCTTCAAAC ATTCCATACCATGCAGGCACTTCCTTTGCCTTTCTTGAACATCTAGAGCTGTGTACTTGTTCTTCGGAGTGTTGCAATCTACTTTCCCGCATAATCACAGACCCCCTAACACTTCGAGTTCTCAAGCTTAAGTCGGTATGTAGTATTCAGTTTCCttaa
- the LOC125584084 gene encoding putative FBD-associated F-box protein At5g56560 yields the protein MSMYLSELYKRVGGTCPRTNHCRSAPGQLPDDLLLRILSSLSLKEVMATSFLSQRWRSLWKLGSKLKIGDKDFDDFLLKWVSRSLAISNPQILKSLDLKLIPGNECDRNSNSFHRFSSLVETTVSCGLRELRIEFLYTSLELPSIFYACGTLETLILCRLHLVDVPPNGSLSSLKTLRLLSVKFSRDESVQKLLSICPVLEELVVRRSGYSNVEIFTINVPSLTSLSIDYIRVGSHQPTGVHGFVINAPSLRYLNIRDRHSNYLLFTNMPELVKANVEAVCDQSESLIGSLASVRYLSLCSKSSNIPYHAGTSFAFLEHLELCTCSSECCNLLSRIITDPLTLRVLKLKSVCSIQFP from the exons ATGTCTATGTACCTAAGCGAACTATATAAAAGAGTAGGGGGCACGTGCCCCCGTACCAATCACTGTAGATCCGCCCCTGGCCAGCTGCCAGATGATCTGCTCTTAAGGATACTGTCGTCACTTTCTCTTAAGGAAGTGATGGCAACGAGTTTCTTGTCCCAACGGTGGCGGTCTTTATGGAAGTTGGGGTCTAAACTCAAGATTGGTGATAAAGACTTCGACGACTTTCTTCTCAAATGGGTTTCCAGATCTTTGGCTATTAGTAACCCTCAGATTCTAAAGAGCTTGGATTTGAAGCTTATCCCAGGTAATGAATGTGACAGAAATAGTAACTCTTTTCATAGGTTCTCCTCTTTGGTTGAAACCACAGTTTCTTGCGGTTTGAGAGAGTTGAGAATCGAGTTTCTTTACACATCCCTAGAACTGCCGAGTATCTTCTATGCATGTGGGACCCTCGAAACATTGATACTCTGCAGGCTACATCTCGTGGATGTTCCGCCTAATGGTTCCTTGTCGTCTCTCAAAACTCTTCGCCTTTTATCCGTCAAGTTCTCACGCGACGAATCTGTTCAGAAGCTTCTAAGCATTTGTCCAGTTCTTGAAGAGTTGGTTGTAAGACGATCCGGATATTCCAATGTGGAGATCTTCACTATCAACGTGCCTAGTTTGACGAGTTTATCGATTGATTATATACGTGTGGGATCTCATCAACCCACGGGTGTTCATGGATTTGTCATAAATGCTCCTTCCTTAAGGTACCTGAACATTAGAGACCGTCACAGTAACTATTTGCTGTTCACAAATATGCCGGAGCTGGTCAAGGCGAATGTTGAGGCTGTTTGTGATCAATCCGAGAGTCTAATAGGATCTCTTGCCTCAGTCCGTTATCTCTCTTTGTGTTCAAAATCTTCAAAC ATTCCATACCATGCAGGCACTTCCTTTGCCTTTCTTGAACATCTAGAGCTGTGTACTTGTTCTTCGGAGTGTTGCAATCTACTTTCCCGCATAATCACAGACCCCCTAACACTTCGAGTTCTCAAGCTTAAGTCGGTATGTAGTATTCAGTTTCCttaa